One genomic segment of Chelonia mydas isolate rCheMyd1 chromosome 1, rCheMyd1.pri.v2, whole genome shotgun sequence includes these proteins:
- the LOC102947117 gene encoding olfactory receptor 52R1, translating into MVHTPVSALGVGCCCRCWGERGVEHGCLQRIPREDTSGSAFTDQKIPTGDVEMPIVIVGDVAYPPMPGLIKLYMGNLDSNICPATITLAPGLYRKSGNVRSMQETPFWFSVGHLLSYTMSDSNSTDFTNPSTFILLGIPGLEAAHVWISIPFCTMYAIAILGNFTILFIIKMDLRLHGPMYYFLCMLAFTDLVLSTSILPKMLSIFWFNSREINFSACLTQMYFILSFFLIGSGILVAMAFDRYVAICYPLRHSTTLTNPVVAKIGLAVVLRGIMLILPYPFLARRWPYCRTNIIPNTYCEHIAVVKLACTDISVSSYYSLSVAFLVIGMDVFFIAISYTQILRAIFSLPTKDARLKTFGTCGSHLCVILAFYIPHLFAALTQRFGHNVALHLRVLMANMYVLVPPMLNPIIYGVKTQEIRDRLLQLFTQKGT; encoded by the exons accagaagatcccCACAGGAGATGtcgaaatgcccatagtgatcgtGGGAGACGTGGCGTACCCCCCAATGCCAGGGCTCATCAAGTTGTACATGGGAAACCTGGATAGCA aCATTTGTCCTGCGACCATCACGCTAGCCCCAGGGCTATACAGGAAGTCGGGGAACGTACGGTCTATGCAGGAAACACCGTTCTGGTTCAGTGTTGGACACCTTCTCTCCTAcaccatgtcagattccaactcaACCGATTTCACAAACCCATCCACCTTCAttctgctgggcattcctggcctggaggcagcccatgtctggatctccattcccttctgcaccatgtacgccatagccatcttggggaacttcaccatcctgttcatcaTAAAGATGGACCTGAgactccatgggcccatgtactatttcctctgcatgctcgCTTTCACCGACCTGGTCCTGTCTACATCCATtctgcccaaaatgctgagcatcttctggttcaattccagggagatcaatttcagtgcctgcctcactcaGATGTACTTCATTCTCAGCTTCTTTTTGATAGGGTCTGGAATCCtcgtggccatggcttttgatcgctacgtggccatctgctATCCCCTGAGACATTCAACCACTCTGACAAACCCTGTGGTGGCCAAAATTggcctggccgtggtgctgcgTGGCATCATGCTCATACTGCCCTATCCCTTCCTGGCAAGgaggtggccatattgcagaactaACATCATTCCAAATACCTACTGTGAGCACATTgctgtggtgaagctggcctgcaCCGACATCAGCGTCAGTAGTTACTACAGCCTCTCTGTGGCATTCTTGGTGATAGGTATGGATGTGTTTTTTATTGCCATATCCTAcacccagatcctcagggccatcttcagcctcccaacAAAGGACGCCCGCctcaagacttttgggacctgcggctcccacctctgtgtcatCTTAGCCTTTTACATCCCACATCTCTTCGCCGCCCTCACGCAACGGTTtgggcacaatgtggccctgcatTTGCGTGTTCTCATGGCCAACATGTACGTGCTGGtgccccccatgctaaaccccatcatctatggggtGAAGACCCAGGAGATCCGGGATAGGCTGCTCCAGCTCTTTACTCAGAAAGGGACCTAA
- the LOC102946887 gene encoding olfactory receptor 52R1-like — MQETPFWLSVGHLLPYTMSDSNSTDFTNPSTFILLGIPGLEAAHVWISIPFCTMYAIAILGNFTILFIVKREPSLHGPMYYFLCMLAVTDLVQSTAVLPKMLSIFWFNSREIHFSACLTQMYFLISFSVMQSGILVAMAFDRYVAICDPLRHSTTLTNPVVAKIGLAVVLRGVMFILPYPFLASKWPYCRTNIIPYTYCKHIAVVKLACTDIRISSYYSLSVAFLVTGVDVFCIAMSYTQILRAVFSLPTKDARLKTFGTCSSHLCVILASYTPHIFSTITQRFGHNMALYFHVLMDNVCLLVSPMLNPIIYGVRTQEIRDRLLQLFTHKGT, encoded by the coding sequence ATGCAGGAAACACCGTTCTGGCTCAGtgttggacaccttctcccctacaccatgtcagattccaactcaACCGATTTCACAAACCcgtccaccttcatcctgctgggcattcctggcctggaggcagcccatgtctggatctccattcccttctgcaccatgtacgccatagccatcttggggaacttcaccatcctgttcatcgTGAAGAGGGAGCcaagcctccatgggcccatgtactatttcctctgcatgctggccgtCACCGACCTGGTCCAGTCTACGGCCGTCCtacccaaaatgctgagcatcttctggttcaattccagggagatccatttcagtgcctgcctcacccagatgtacttcctTATCAGCTTCTCTGTGATGCAGTCTGGGATCCTtgtggccatggcttttgatcgctacgtggccatctgtgATCCCTTGAGACATTCCACCACTCTGACAAACCCTGTGGTGGCCAAAATTggcctggccgtggtgctgcgTGGCGTCATGTTCATATTGCCCTATCCCTTCCTGGCGAGTaagtggccatattgcagaaccaacatcattcCCTACACATACTGCAAGCACATAGCTGTAGTGAAGCTGGCCTGCACCGACATCCGCATCAGTAGTTACTACAGCCTCTCTGTGGCATTCTTGGTGACCGGTGTGGATGTGTTTTGTATCGCCATGTCCtatacccagatcctcagagCCGTCTTCAGCCTCCCAACAAAGGACGCCCGCctcaagacttttgggacctgcagctcccacctctgtgtcatCTTAGCCTCTTACACCCCACATATCTTCTCCACCATCACGCAACGGTTTGGACACAATATGGCCCTGTATTTCCATGTTCTCATGGACAACGTGTGTCTCCTGGTGTCCCCCATgttaaaccccatcatctatggggtGAGGACCCAAGAGATACGGGATAGGCTGCTCCAGCTCTTTACTCATAAAGGAACCTAA